In Zingiber officinale cultivar Zhangliang chromosome 8B, Zo_v1.1, whole genome shotgun sequence, a single genomic region encodes these proteins:
- the LOC122016384 gene encoding uncharacterized protein LOC122016384 isoform X2, protein MIAAAIHHFAEEDGSTEAAISDYIRANYDGLPWAHDRLLPYYLGKLTRMGEFAQGAPGRYVTAHDDQGSPQPPSKQPHGPASMALRPHQAVVASALPQLLPPFIPKRLGRPPKRSGVGNPSIDRQCGSEPAMPPPLVVIENGDNNCGGSLKRKRRGRPPKRERIIDAGAIARTNYHHGQSRTELIPLPMTRDDKILVQYDKHSDEKLEFILALPCYEASISTISIRGEVQRDEAEPVSPAMIRGNTGDNGFAVPKRRGRGRPPKSGRSEEQEIPIACIGTHAVAIIPAAVPVVMEQLPASMHKRRGRPPKKCGCCNDTHKEPKSTQLLSEPGSRGAKQLPSPSMSKRRGRPPKSRSSVCNDTGHTGPKQALAPQTTEVNSVSGDGSSVVRKRRGRPPKRRMINDTTQDADRHGRQGQALATADVDASIVVPIHKAPTLRKARSVKRLECVLALPRQETLWTATVVGTSQGNHDGAPWRDVEKEPVKTAAEGDTIGNVLEGVPVCRG, encoded by the exons ATGATCGCGGCTGCAATCCACCACTTCGCGGAGGAGGACGGATCGACGGAGGCGGCGATCTCCGATTACATCCGCGCGAACTATGACGGGCTTCCATGGGCGCACGACCGGCTCCTCCCCTACTACCTCGGCAAGCTCACTCGCATGGGCGAGTTCGCCCAGGGCGCGCCCGGTCGCTACGTGACGGCCCACGACGACCAAGGATCGCCGCAGCCGCCAAGCAAGCAACCACATGGGCCCGCGTCGATGGCCCTCCGCCCTCACCAGGCCGTGGTCGCTTCCGCTCTGCCGCAATTGCTGCCTCCTTTCATCCCTAAGCGTCTCGGACGGCCGCCCAAGAGGAGCGGAGTCGGAAACCCTTCTATTGATCGTCAGTGCGGATCTGAGCCAGCAATGCCGCCGCCGTTGGTGGTGATCGAGAATGGCGACAACAATTGCGGTGGTTCCTTGAAGCGTAAGCGCCGTGGTCGGCCTCCGAAGAGGGAAAGAATAATCGACGCGGGTGCGATTGCCCGCACCAACTATCACCACGGCCAATCGAGAACAGAGTTGATTCCTCTGCCAATGACTAGGGATGATAAGATTCTCGTGCAATACGACAAGCATAGTGACGAAAAATTGGAGTTCATACTCGCTCTCCCTTGCTACGAGGCATCAATTTCTACCATCAGCATCCGTGGTGAGGTCCAGCGTGACGAAGCAGAGCCAGTTAGTCCTGCAATGATCCGTGGAAATACTGGAGACAATGGCTTTGCAGTTCCCAAACGCCGAGGTCGCGGCAGACCACCAAAATCAGGACGCTCCGAAGAACAG GAAATCCCTATTGCTTGCATTGGAACCCATGCCGTGGCGATCATCCCCGCCGCCGTCCCTGTTGTCATGGAGCAATTGCCTGCTTCCATGCATAAGCGCCGCGGACGACCACCCAAGAAGTGCGGATGCTGTAATGATACCCATAAGGAACCAAAGTCCACACAGTTGCTGTCTGAACCTGGCTCTCGTGGCGCCAAGCAACTACCCTCTCCCTCCATGTCTAAGCGTCGCGGAAGACCTCCCAAGAGCAGAAGCAGTGTTTGTAATGATACTGGCCACACTGGGCCAAAGCAGGCATTGgcaccgcagactacagaggttAATAGTGTCTCTGGAGACGGTTCCTCGGTGGTGCGTAAGCGTCGTGGACGGCCGCCAAAGAGGAGGATGATAAATGACACAACACAAGATGCTGATCGTCATGGTCGACAAGGACAGGCACTAGCAACAGCGGACGTCGACGCCTCTATCGTCGTTCCAATCCACAAGGCTCCTACTCTCCGTAAAGCTCGGAGCGTGAAGCGATTGGAGTGCGTACTCGCATTGCCGCGCCAAGAGACACTATGGACTGCCACCGTTGTGGGCACGAGTCAGGGCAACCACGACGGAGCACCCTGGAGGGACGTTGAAAAAGAACCGGTGAAAACGGCCGCTGAAGGAGACACCATTGGCAACGTATTAGAGGGAGTTCCAGTGTGTAGAGGTTAG
- the LOC122016192 gene encoding uncharacterized protein LOC122016192 isoform X2 has translation MIAAAIHHFAEEDGSTEAAISDYIRANYDGLPWAHDRLLPYYLGKLTRMGEFAQGAPGRYVTVHDDQASPQPPSKQPHGPASMALCPHQAVVASALPQLLPPFIPKRLGRPPKRSGVGNPSIDRQCGSEPAMPPPLVVIENGDNNCGGSLKRKRRGRPPKRERIIDAGAVARTSYDHGQSRTELIPLPMTRDDKILVQYDKHSDEKLEFILALPCYEASISTISIRGEVQRDEAEPVSPAMIRGNTGDNGFAVPKRRGRGRPPKSGRSEEQEIPIACIGTHAVAIIPAAVPVVVEQLPASMHKRRGRPPKKCGCCNDTHKEPKSTQLLPEPDPRSTKQLPPPSVSKRRGRPPKSRSRVCNDTGHTGPKQALASQTTEVNSVCGDGSSAVRKCCGRPPKRRNINDTTQDADHHGRQGQAPATVDIDASVVVPIRKAPTLRKAWSVKRLECVLALPRQEPLRTATVVGTSQGLSSMTDE, from the exons ATGATCGCGGCTGCAATCCACCACTTCGCGGAGGAGGACGGATCGACGGAGGCGGCGATCTCCGATTACATCCGCGCGAACTATGACGGGCTTCCATGGGCGCACGACCGGCTCCTCCCCTACTACCTCGGCAAGCTCACTCGCATGGGCGAGTTCGCCCAGGGCGCGCCCGGTCGCTACGTGACGGTCCACGACGACCAAGCATCGCCGCAGCCGCCAAGCAAGCAGCCACATGGGCCCGCGTCGATGGCCCTCTGCCCTCACCAGGCCGTGGTCGCTTCCGCTCTGCCGCAATTGCTTCCTCCTTTCATCCCTAAGCGTCTCGGACGGCCGCCCAAGAGGAGCGGAGTCGGAAACCCTTCTATTGATCGTCAGTGCGGATCTGAGCCAGCAATGCCGCCGCCGTTGGTGGTGATCGAGAATGGCGACAACAATTGCGGTGGTTCCTTGAAGCGTAAGCGCCGTGGTCGGCCTCCGAAGAGGGAAAGAATAATCGACGCGGGTGCGGTTGCCCGCACCAGCTATGACCACGGCCAATCGAGAACAGAGTTGATTCCTCTGCCAATGACAAGGGATGATAAGATTCTCGTGCAATACGACAAGCATAGTGACGAAAAATTGGAGTTCATACTCGCTCTCCCTTGCTACGAGGCATCAATTTCTACCATCAGCATCCGTGGTGAGGTCCAGCGTGACGAAGCAGAGCCAGTTAGTCCTGCAATGATCCGTGGAAATACTGGAGATAATGGCTTTGCAGTTCCCAAACGCCGAGGTCGCGGCAGACCACCAAAATCAGGACGCTCCGAAGAACAG GAAATCCCTATTGCTTGCATTGGAACCCATGCCGTGGCGATCATCCCTGCCGCCGTCCCTGTTGTCGTGGAGCAATTGCCTGCTTCCATGCATAAGCGTCGCGGACGACCACCCAAGAAGTGCGGATGCTGTAATGATACCCACAAGGAACCAAAGTCCACACAGTTGCTGCCTGAACCTGACCCTCGTAGCACCAAGCAATTACCCCCTCCCTCCGTGTCTAAGCGTCGCGGAAGACCTCCCAAGAGTAGAAGCAGGGTTTGTAATGATACTGGCCACACTGGGCCAAAGCAGGCATTGGCATCGCAGACTACAGAGGTTAATAGTGTCTGTGGAGACGGTTCTTCGGCGGTGCGTAAGTGCTGCGGACGGCCGCCGAAGAGGAGGAATATAAATGACACAACACAAGATGCTGATCATCATGGTCGACAAGGACAGGCGCCAGCAACAGTGGACATCGACGCCTCTGTCGTCGTTCCAATCCGCAAGGCTCCTACGCTCCGTAAAGCTTGGAGCGTGAAGCGATTGGAGTGCGTACTCGCATTGCCGCGCCAAGAGCCACTGCGGACTGCTACCGTTGTGGGCACGAGTCAGGGTTTATCTTCCATGACTGATGAATGA
- the LOC122016192 gene encoding uncharacterized protein LOC122016192 isoform X1: MAAAIIPSNHCIPDHPPYALMIAAAIHHFAEEDGSTEAAISDYIRANYDGLPWAHDRLLPYYLGKLTRMGEFAQGAPGRYVTVHDDQASPQPPSKQPHGPASMALCPHQAVVASALPQLLPPFIPKRLGRPPKRSGVGNPSIDRQCGSEPAMPPPLVVIENGDNNCGGSLKRKRRGRPPKRERIIDAGAVARTSYDHGQSRTELIPLPMTRDDKILVQYDKHSDEKLEFILALPCYEASISTISIRGEVQRDEAEPVSPAMIRGNTGDNGFAVPKRRGRGRPPKSGRSEEQEIPIACIGTHAVAIIPAAVPVVVEQLPASMHKRRGRPPKKCGCCNDTHKEPKSTQLLPEPDPRSTKQLPPPSVSKRRGRPPKSRSRVCNDTGHTGPKQALASQTTEVNSVCGDGSSAVRKCCGRPPKRRNINDTTQDADHHGRQGQAPATVDIDASVVVPIRKAPTLRKAWSVKRLECVLALPRQEPLRTATVVGTSQGLSSMTDE; this comes from the exons ATGGCCGCCGCCATTATCCCGTCGAATCATTGCATACCGGATCACCCTCCGTATGCCCTg ATGATCGCGGCTGCAATCCACCACTTCGCGGAGGAGGACGGATCGACGGAGGCGGCGATCTCCGATTACATCCGCGCGAACTATGACGGGCTTCCATGGGCGCACGACCGGCTCCTCCCCTACTACCTCGGCAAGCTCACTCGCATGGGCGAGTTCGCCCAGGGCGCGCCCGGTCGCTACGTGACGGTCCACGACGACCAAGCATCGCCGCAGCCGCCAAGCAAGCAGCCACATGGGCCCGCGTCGATGGCCCTCTGCCCTCACCAGGCCGTGGTCGCTTCCGCTCTGCCGCAATTGCTTCCTCCTTTCATCCCTAAGCGTCTCGGACGGCCGCCCAAGAGGAGCGGAGTCGGAAACCCTTCTATTGATCGTCAGTGCGGATCTGAGCCAGCAATGCCGCCGCCGTTGGTGGTGATCGAGAATGGCGACAACAATTGCGGTGGTTCCTTGAAGCGTAAGCGCCGTGGTCGGCCTCCGAAGAGGGAAAGAATAATCGACGCGGGTGCGGTTGCCCGCACCAGCTATGACCACGGCCAATCGAGAACAGAGTTGATTCCTCTGCCAATGACAAGGGATGATAAGATTCTCGTGCAATACGACAAGCATAGTGACGAAAAATTGGAGTTCATACTCGCTCTCCCTTGCTACGAGGCATCAATTTCTACCATCAGCATCCGTGGTGAGGTCCAGCGTGACGAAGCAGAGCCAGTTAGTCCTGCAATGATCCGTGGAAATACTGGAGATAATGGCTTTGCAGTTCCCAAACGCCGAGGTCGCGGCAGACCACCAAAATCAGGACGCTCCGAAGAACAG GAAATCCCTATTGCTTGCATTGGAACCCATGCCGTGGCGATCATCCCTGCCGCCGTCCCTGTTGTCGTGGAGCAATTGCCTGCTTCCATGCATAAGCGTCGCGGACGACCACCCAAGAAGTGCGGATGCTGTAATGATACCCACAAGGAACCAAAGTCCACACAGTTGCTGCCTGAACCTGACCCTCGTAGCACCAAGCAATTACCCCCTCCCTCCGTGTCTAAGCGTCGCGGAAGACCTCCCAAGAGTAGAAGCAGGGTTTGTAATGATACTGGCCACACTGGGCCAAAGCAGGCATTGGCATCGCAGACTACAGAGGTTAATAGTGTCTGTGGAGACGGTTCTTCGGCGGTGCGTAAGTGCTGCGGACGGCCGCCGAAGAGGAGGAATATAAATGACACAACACAAGATGCTGATCATCATGGTCGACAAGGACAGGCGCCAGCAACAGTGGACATCGACGCCTCTGTCGTCGTTCCAATCCGCAAGGCTCCTACGCTCCGTAAAGCTTGGAGCGTGAAGCGATTGGAGTGCGTACTCGCATTGCCGCGCCAAGAGCCACTGCGGACTGCTACCGTTGTGGGCACGAGTCAGGGTTTATCTTCCATGACTGATGAATGA
- the LOC122016384 gene encoding uncharacterized protein LOC122016384 isoform X1, producing the protein MAAAIIPSNHCIPDHPPYALMIAAAIHHFAEEDGSTEAAISDYIRANYDGLPWAHDRLLPYYLGKLTRMGEFAQGAPGRYVTAHDDQGSPQPPSKQPHGPASMALRPHQAVVASALPQLLPPFIPKRLGRPPKRSGVGNPSIDRQCGSEPAMPPPLVVIENGDNNCGGSLKRKRRGRPPKRERIIDAGAIARTNYHHGQSRTELIPLPMTRDDKILVQYDKHSDEKLEFILALPCYEASISTISIRGEVQRDEAEPVSPAMIRGNTGDNGFAVPKRRGRGRPPKSGRSEEQEIPIACIGTHAVAIIPAAVPVVMEQLPASMHKRRGRPPKKCGCCNDTHKEPKSTQLLSEPGSRGAKQLPSPSMSKRRGRPPKSRSSVCNDTGHTGPKQALAPQTTEVNSVSGDGSSVVRKRRGRPPKRRMINDTTQDADRHGRQGQALATADVDASIVVPIHKAPTLRKARSVKRLECVLALPRQETLWTATVVGTSQGNHDGAPWRDVEKEPVKTAAEGDTIGNVLEGVPVCRG; encoded by the exons ATGGCCGCCGCCATTATCCCGTCGAATCATTGCATACCGGATCACCCTCCGTATGCCCTg ATGATCGCGGCTGCAATCCACCACTTCGCGGAGGAGGACGGATCGACGGAGGCGGCGATCTCCGATTACATCCGCGCGAACTATGACGGGCTTCCATGGGCGCACGACCGGCTCCTCCCCTACTACCTCGGCAAGCTCACTCGCATGGGCGAGTTCGCCCAGGGCGCGCCCGGTCGCTACGTGACGGCCCACGACGACCAAGGATCGCCGCAGCCGCCAAGCAAGCAACCACATGGGCCCGCGTCGATGGCCCTCCGCCCTCACCAGGCCGTGGTCGCTTCCGCTCTGCCGCAATTGCTGCCTCCTTTCATCCCTAAGCGTCTCGGACGGCCGCCCAAGAGGAGCGGAGTCGGAAACCCTTCTATTGATCGTCAGTGCGGATCTGAGCCAGCAATGCCGCCGCCGTTGGTGGTGATCGAGAATGGCGACAACAATTGCGGTGGTTCCTTGAAGCGTAAGCGCCGTGGTCGGCCTCCGAAGAGGGAAAGAATAATCGACGCGGGTGCGATTGCCCGCACCAACTATCACCACGGCCAATCGAGAACAGAGTTGATTCCTCTGCCAATGACTAGGGATGATAAGATTCTCGTGCAATACGACAAGCATAGTGACGAAAAATTGGAGTTCATACTCGCTCTCCCTTGCTACGAGGCATCAATTTCTACCATCAGCATCCGTGGTGAGGTCCAGCGTGACGAAGCAGAGCCAGTTAGTCCTGCAATGATCCGTGGAAATACTGGAGACAATGGCTTTGCAGTTCCCAAACGCCGAGGTCGCGGCAGACCACCAAAATCAGGACGCTCCGAAGAACAG GAAATCCCTATTGCTTGCATTGGAACCCATGCCGTGGCGATCATCCCCGCCGCCGTCCCTGTTGTCATGGAGCAATTGCCTGCTTCCATGCATAAGCGCCGCGGACGACCACCCAAGAAGTGCGGATGCTGTAATGATACCCATAAGGAACCAAAGTCCACACAGTTGCTGTCTGAACCTGGCTCTCGTGGCGCCAAGCAACTACCCTCTCCCTCCATGTCTAAGCGTCGCGGAAGACCTCCCAAGAGCAGAAGCAGTGTTTGTAATGATACTGGCCACACTGGGCCAAAGCAGGCATTGgcaccgcagactacagaggttAATAGTGTCTCTGGAGACGGTTCCTCGGTGGTGCGTAAGCGTCGTGGACGGCCGCCAAAGAGGAGGATGATAAATGACACAACACAAGATGCTGATCGTCATGGTCGACAAGGACAGGCACTAGCAACAGCGGACGTCGACGCCTCTATCGTCGTTCCAATCCACAAGGCTCCTACTCTCCGTAAAGCTCGGAGCGTGAAGCGATTGGAGTGCGTACTCGCATTGCCGCGCCAAGAGACACTATGGACTGCCACCGTTGTGGGCACGAGTCAGGGCAACCACGACGGAGCACCCTGGAGGGACGTTGAAAAAGAACCGGTGAAAACGGCCGCTGAAGGAGACACCATTGGCAACGTATTAGAGGGAGTTCCAGTGTGTAGAGGTTAG
- the LOC122017209 gene encoding uncharacterized protein LOC122017209, protein MEMKCARHPLEDGVGVCATCLRERLLALPAAMDEGMGSSPSPPPAWLSFSGSASPCVPAATGGKLTPVKPSTTPERKHQRSSSWFSALLRGGRGRSKNSSRPVSSSEDTEAAARVDRDMSPENWLESPLPQPGGLLGRQQDNLSPTSEHHRRHCHGGGLSGFAICFNPLATANPNNNRRSRVSEFSFSEEPSRAAAAPPRPQHRVGPATGPALGHDRSWKLVDIGKFR, encoded by the coding sequence ATGGAGATGAAGTGCGCGCGGCATCCACTCGAGGACGGCGTCGGCGTCTGCGCCACCTGCCTCCGCGAGCGCCTACTCGCCCTGCCCGCCGCCATGGACGAGGGGATGGGATCCTCACCGTCCCCTCCTCCGGCGTGGCTCTCCTTCAGCGGCTCTGCCTCCCCCTGCGTTCCCGCAGCGACCGGCGGAAAATTGACACCCGTTAAGCCCTCCACCACCCCCGAGAGGAAGCACCAGCGATCGAGCTCTTGGTTCTCGGCGCTTCTCCGCGGCGGCCGCGGCAGGAGTAAGAACTCCTCCCGCCCGGTCTCCTCCTCGGAGGACACCGAGGCGGCGGCCCGCGTGGACCGGGACATGTCGCCTGAGAATTGGCTCGAATCGCCCCTGCCGCAGCCCGGAGGGCTGCTTGGGCGGCAACAGGATAATCTGTCGCCGACGTCGGAGCACCACCGTCGCCACTGCCACGGCGGCGGCCTTTCCGGTTTCGCCATATGCTTCAACCCGCTGGCGACGGCCAACCCCAACAACAACCGACGCTCCAGGGTGTCGGAGTTCAGCTTCTCCGAAGAGCCGTCGAGGGCGGCTGCCGCGCCCCCACGGCCTCAGCACCGGGTGGGGCCTGCGACAGGGCCGGCGCTGGGGCACGATCGCTCGTGGAAATTAGTAGATATCGGCAAGTTTAGGTGA